A single region of the Anaerostipes rhamnosivorans genome encodes:
- a CDS encoding BglG family transcription antiterminator, producing MRRRSTEIIQKIIRDSDRTLTVRELASHYGISQKTLKNDIKEINQFLRTIPVGEIRTTEEGKLILGSDFDEDVVENYLYEMDAYMYKLSPKERQIYILMELASSQTYITMQHIAEELYVSRITIVNDMEVIKESMKSFQGKLILDSGKGMLLKFQEKERISILVELYRSIAINVENEGFFQRMILNRMEIKHSFSILFEYMQEYMKVSNLVFIEDVFYDIVLYLFVVFNFCRREGRAVTGRTPLSGIDHMILYAGHMLEVTVTEDMMKGFREYIADHKLYSFVKTVDEIELYKVIMNFVGKIDQEMNLDLVSDTKLMDSLLMHIRSIKDWGNYEVELPKEYDSSINYERLEELVSQYAYILEGFLSYHLSGNMKKSIVIHICVAIIRNRRYLPKISVVIVCPGSMATGKYLEAQIKNYFDFNIIGVLAAHEVIGRLKYNAEPVDFIISTVPIHTKEYQVIKVHPFLQMDDLNQIQRLTFQKHTLKPATMQHKTEVLLGQIRTIIEDEELADTLCKTIGGVIKEYQREKGKERVNPLMELLREDMIEIEEASMPWREAMHRAAAPLEDQGYISAEYIKKSIQNVEEYGDYIVVSRGVALAHAGREHGVYKDGLSLLVIKEGVIFTESEDPVYLLFCFACVGEEEYLELIKRIIQLGRAEGKIEEVLALAGTKAVYEYMTAE from the coding sequence ATGCGAAGGCGAAGTACAGAGATTATACAAAAAATAATCAGAGACAGTGACCGCACGCTGACTGTGAGAGAGCTGGCTTCCCATTATGGCATATCCCAGAAAACACTCAAGAATGATATCAAAGAGATCAACCAATTCCTGCGGACGATCCCTGTGGGTGAGATCAGAACCACAGAGGAAGGAAAGCTGATCTTAGGAAGTGATTTTGATGAAGATGTGGTGGAAAATTATCTCTATGAGATGGATGCATATATGTACAAGCTATCACCGAAGGAACGGCAGATCTATATCTTGATGGAACTGGCGTCATCCCAGACATATATCACCATGCAGCATATTGCGGAGGAACTGTATGTGAGCCGCATTACCATTGTAAACGATATGGAAGTGATAAAAGAGAGTATGAAAAGCTTTCAGGGAAAACTGATCCTGGACTCGGGAAAAGGAATGCTGCTTAAATTCCAGGAAAAGGAAAGGATCAGCATCCTGGTTGAATTATACCGCTCCATCGCTATCAATGTGGAAAATGAAGGTTTCTTTCAGCGCATGATCTTAAACCGCATGGAGATCAAGCATAGTTTTTCCATCCTCTTTGAGTATATGCAGGAGTACATGAAGGTCAGCAATCTTGTGTTCATCGAGGATGTATTTTACGATATCGTGCTGTATCTGTTTGTGGTATTTAATTTCTGCAGGAGGGAAGGCAGAGCAGTCACAGGCAGGACTCCTCTGTCGGGGATTGACCATATGATCCTCTATGCAGGCCATATGCTGGAAGTGACTGTTACCGAAGATATGATGAAGGGATTCAGGGAGTATATCGCGGACCATAAGCTGTATTCTTTTGTAAAGACGGTGGATGAGATCGAACTCTACAAAGTCATCATGAATTTTGTGGGAAAGATTGACCAGGAGATGAACCTTGATTTGGTGAGTGATACAAAACTGATGGACTCTCTCCTGATGCATATAAGGAGCATAAAAGACTGGGGAAACTATGAGGTGGAGCTGCCTAAGGAATATGATTCCTCTATCAATTATGAAAGGCTGGAGGAATTGGTCAGTCAATATGCCTATATACTGGAGGGGTTTCTCTCATATCACCTCAGCGGCAACATGAAAAAATCAATAGTGATCCATATCTGTGTGGCGATCATCAGAAACCGCCGCTATCTGCCCAAGATTTCCGTGGTTATCGTCTGCCCGGGAAGCATGGCCACCGGAAAATATTTAGAGGCGCAGATAAAAAACTATTTTGATTTTAACATTATCGGCGTGCTGGCGGCCCACGAAGTGATCGGACGACTGAAATACAACGCGGAGCCTGTGGACTTTATCATTTCCACCGTACCGATCCACACAAAGGAATATCAGGTCATAAAGGTACACCCGTTTCTGCAGATGGACGATCTAAATCAGATCCAGAGGCTCACATTTCAGAAGCACACTTTAAAACCAGCTACAATGCAGCATAAAACAGAGGTCCTATTAGGCCAGATCCGCACGATCATAGAAGACGAGGAGCTGGCAGACACGCTCTGTAAGACCATCGGCGGGGTGATCAAAGAGTATCAGAGGGAAAAAGGAAAAGAAAGAGTGAATCCTCTCATGGAACTCTTAAGAGAAGATATGATCGAGATAGAAGAAGCCTCCATGCCCTGGAGGGAGGCCATGCACCGGGCAGCCGCGCCTCTGGAAGATCAGGGATATATATCCGCTGAATATATTAAAAAGTCTATTCAGAACGTGGAAGAATACGGGGATTATATTGTGGTGAGCCGGGGAGTGGCCCTGGCCCATGCGGGCAGAGAGCACGGGGTATATAAAGATGGTTTGAGCCTTCTGGTAATAAAAGAGGGAGTCATTTTTACGGAATCAGAAGATCCGGTATATCTGTTGTTTTGTTTTGCCTGTGTCGGAGAAGAAGAATACCTGGAGTTGATCAAAAGGATCATTCAGCTTGGAAGGGCAGAAGGAAAAATAGAGGAAGTGCTGGCTCTTGCCGGCACCAAGGCGGTTTATGAATATATGACAGCAGAATAA
- a CDS encoding PTS sugar transporter subunit IIA: MKSKNTYLVVEGSAENWKEAIVLCGEYMMKNGSVEREFIDSCIEREKEYPTGLPSAIPVAIPHSKVKGIHENCICFLRLNKPVRFYRMDDSEEFVETRLVFNLAIKQAEEHLEFLQKLMQFVMNEQVISKCNKLPLEAVRELFLEELE; the protein is encoded by the coding sequence ATGAAATCAAAAAATACTTATCTTGTTGTGGAAGGCTCTGCAGAAAACTGGAAAGAAGCCATCGTTTTATGCGGGGAATACATGATGAAAAACGGAAGTGTAGAACGTGAATTTATAGACTCTTGTATTGAACGGGAAAAGGAATATCCAACGGGACTCCCTTCCGCCATACCAGTGGCAATCCCGCACAGCAAAGTAAAGGGCATCCATGAAAACTGTATTTGCTTTCTGAGGCTTAACAAGCCTGTAAGATTCTACCGTATGGATGACAGCGAAGAATTTGTGGAGACCCGGCTGGTGTTTAACCTAGCCATAAAGCAGGCCGAAGAGCATTTAGAATTTTTACAGAAATTAATGCAGTTTGTGATGAATGAACAAGTCATATCCAAGTGTAACAAACTGCCTCTGGAGGCAGTCAGGGAATTATTTCTGGAGGAACTGGAATAA
- a CDS encoding PTS sugar transporter subunit IIB, with product MAKTLSILVACGSGVATSTVAQEAVKQICSEAGIPVKIVKSTMSEIQSKQDDVDLIMVTTNYRKPVNKPLIKVFGLISGIGEDKIKEEIVTACRALLD from the coding sequence ATGGCAAAAACATTATCAATCTTGGTTGCATGCGGAAGCGGGGTTGCTACTTCCACCGTTGCCCAGGAGGCAGTAAAACAGATCTGCAGTGAGGCGGGGATCCCTGTAAAGATCGTAAAGAGCACTATGTCAGAAATTCAGTCAAAGCAGGACGATGTGGATCTCATCATGGTGACGACAAACTACCGGAAGCCGGTGAACAAACCGTTGATCAAGGTCTTTGGGCTCATCTCAGGGATCGGCGAGGATAAGATCAAAGAGGAGATCGTCACTGCATGCAGGGCGCTCTTAGACTGA
- a CDS encoding PTS transporter subunit IIC yields the protein MDILLKIAQTMINMGAVSLLPIMILILGLVFRMKFGAALKAGLFVGIGFQGLSLVVSLLTTAIQPVSEYYQKLGSGFTTVDLGFAATGGAAWTVPFAPLAVPLIVLANFILIFIFKRKVLNVDIWNYIHFLIPGALAYALFHSAAIGLAVTVGMSIISVLVAELIAPKWQEFFGLEGTTCSTFSFITFMYPLSWLINKIFDKIPGLKDLDISMDWLESKLGVFGESCFVGFIVGIFLGILTHQPIENILGIGMGIASVLILIPRMVSIMMEGITPIGNAASKFMKRHLGEDAELWIGMDVALGLGDPACVTCTAICIPITIALAFIIPNMTYFPIGLLTIVCYTTVFCVMASKGNLVRSLVCSIACMFIIAFCANQFVPEATAMFSVTGLDLKGGLATDGFFGFDLGNVFICLLHRLIG from the coding sequence ATGGATATTTTATTAAAGATTGCTCAGACAATGATCAATATGGGAGCCGTATCGCTGCTGCCCATTATGATCCTTATCCTAGGACTGGTGTTCCGTATGAAGTTCGGAGCCGCGTTAAAGGCAGGACTCTTTGTAGGGATTGGGTTCCAGGGCCTGAGCCTGGTCGTAAGCCTGCTCACAACAGCCATCCAGCCTGTATCAGAGTATTACCAGAAGCTGGGGTCCGGATTTACTACGGTGGATCTTGGTTTTGCCGCCACAGGAGGGGCAGCCTGGACCGTGCCGTTTGCGCCTTTAGCGGTGCCGCTGATCGTGCTGGCCAACTTTATTCTGATTTTTATATTTAAGCGGAAGGTGTTAAACGTTGACATCTGGAATTACATACACTTTTTAATTCCTGGAGCGCTGGCATATGCCCTGTTCCACAGTGCGGCTATCGGTTTGGCGGTTACCGTGGGAATGTCAATTATTTCAGTGCTGGTGGCAGAGCTCATCGCGCCGAAATGGCAGGAGTTCTTCGGACTTGAAGGCACGACCTGCAGTACATTTTCGTTTATCACATTTATGTATCCTTTATCATGGCTGATCAATAAGATCTTTGATAAGATTCCGGGATTGAAGGATCTGGACATCAGCATGGACTGGCTGGAGAGCAAATTAGGAGTATTCGGGGAATCATGCTTTGTAGGATTTATCGTGGGAATATTTTTAGGAATCCTGACCCATCAGCCGATTGAGAATATCCTTGGGATCGGTATGGGCATTGCCAGTGTTCTGATCCTGATCCCGAGAATGGTTTCGATCATGATGGAAGGGATCACACCGATCGGAAACGCGGCCAGCAAATTTATGAAACGCCATCTGGGAGAAGATGCAGAGTTATGGATTGGTATGGATGTTGCATTGGGACTGGGAGATCCGGCCTGTGTCACATGTACTGCCATCTGTATCCCTATCACCATTGCCCTTGCATTTATTATCCCCAATATGACTTACTTCCCGATCGGACTGCTGACCATCGTCTGCTATACCACGGTGTTTTGTGTCATGGCCAGCAAGGGAAATCTTGTGAGAAGCCTGGTCTGCTCCATTGCCTGTATGTTTATCATCGCGTTCTGCGCAAACCAGTTTGTGCCAGAAGCCACGGCAATGTTCAGCGTCACAGGCCTGGACTTAAAAGGAGGACTTGCAACCGACGGATTCTTTGGATTTGATCTTGGAAATGTATTCATCTGCCTGCTGCACAGGCTGATCGGATAG
- a CDS encoding class II aldolase/adducin family protein, producing the protein MRNRANEIKKEIVLYSKILDEKGLVNSLEGNLSIMDRESGLLYITPSGTRKRFLDEDMVAVVKGQEQVGGSVKKSSEYLLHEAALKARPDCSAVAHLHAPYLTAYAYCNKTVRIKCSTTFSLVFEEIPCLPYGEAGTVHIADGIEEAIKDHDLILLGNHGCVAVGKTLEDAVKIVEAAEEVLKIYQLTKQIGQVEDIPDDKLESLYENHPGSRRNHYK; encoded by the coding sequence ATGAGAAATAGGGCAAATGAAATAAAGAAGGAGATCGTACTTTACTCCAAGATATTAGATGAAAAAGGGCTGGTAAACAGCCTGGAAGGCAACCTGTCCATCATGGACAGAGAGTCAGGCCTGTTATATATTACCCCGTCCGGAACGAGAAAACGTTTTTTAGATGAGGATATGGTGGCTGTGGTAAAAGGCCAGGAGCAGGTAGGGGGAAGTGTGAAAAAATCCAGTGAGTACCTGCTGCATGAGGCAGCGCTGAAGGCCAGACCGGATTGCAGTGCTGTGGCACATCTCCATGCGCCGTATCTGACGGCTTATGCTTACTGTAATAAGACCGTCAGGATCAAGTGTTCCACTACATTTTCACTTGTATTTGAGGAAATCCCATGCCTGCCCTACGGTGAGGCCGGAACCGTACATATTGCGGACGGGATTGAGGAGGCTATAAAAGACCATGACTTGATCCTGCTTGGCAACCATGGCTGTGTGGCAGTGGGAAAAACACTAGAAGATGCAGTGAAAATAGTGGAGGCAGCAGAAGAGGTGTTAAAAATTTACCAGTTGACAAAACAGATTGGGCAAGTAGAAGATATACCGGATGACAAACTGGAATCACTGTATGAAAATCATCCGGGGAGCAGACGAAACCATTATAAATAG
- a CDS encoding zinc-binding dehydrogenase, with the protein MKAALMYGPGDIRVEEIEKPACPEGGFLLKVMAIGLCGSDIRNLTTDSRKGDYPHIYGHEIVGVIEEVSPGMTEHKKGDRVYVYPVDHCLKCEECRSGHSENCSNAGDYTSRQGGFADYVPVTKEQVERDSVFLIPDEVSFESASLGEPLSSVYACQDNINVGFGDTIVIIGAGPIGCFHAQLAKLRGAKKVIMIEINDSRLEMAKQFGVDETVNSTMEDPIEAVRRMTGGKGADKVISANPSTQAQAQSIFMARKGGIIVFFGGTAKGAMTELDTNYIHYNNLWIYGHFGASSIQVQKSFELAISEDFPTEKFITHILPLEEINKGIELTRSGEAVKVVLLPNQ; encoded by the coding sequence ATGAAAGCAGCATTAATGTACGGCCCCGGGGATATCCGGGTAGAAGAGATTGAAAAACCAGCGTGTCCAGAAGGGGGATTCTTACTGAAAGTCATGGCCATCGGCCTGTGCGGCTCCGATATCCGCAATCTGACCACAGATTCAAGAAAAGGGGACTACCCGCATATTTATGGGCATGAGATCGTGGGCGTTATTGAAGAAGTCTCTCCGGGGATGACAGAGCATAAGAAAGGGGACCGGGTCTATGTGTATCCGGTGGATCACTGTCTTAAATGTGAGGAATGCAGGAGCGGACACAGTGAAAACTGCAGCAATGCAGGGGACTATACCTCCAGGCAGGGCGGATTTGCGGATTATGTGCCGGTGACAAAGGAGCAGGTAGAGAGAGATTCTGTTTTCCTTATACCGGATGAAGTAAGCTTTGAGAGTGCCTCATTGGGAGAACCCCTGTCTTCTGTTTATGCATGCCAGGATAACATCAACGTGGGATTTGGGGATACGATCGTCATCATAGGGGCCGGACCCATCGGCTGCTTCCATGCACAGCTGGCAAAGCTTAGAGGAGCGAAAAAGGTGATCATGATTGAGATCAATGATTCAAGGCTTGAGATGGCAAAACAGTTTGGGGTCGATGAGACAGTTAACAGCACCATGGAAGATCCCATTGAGGCAGTCAGGCGCATGACTGGGGGAAAAGGAGCGGACAAGGTCATCTCAGCCAACCCTTCCACACAGGCGCAGGCCCAGTCCATATTTATGGCAAGAAAGGGAGGCATCATCGTATTCTTCGGGGGAACAGCAAAAGGAGCCATGACAGAGCTGGATACCAACTATATCCATTACAACAATCTTTGGATCTACGGACACTTCGGCGCCAGCAGCATCCAAGTGCAGAAATCTTTTGAGCTGGCAATCTCGGAAGACTTTCCAACAGAAAAGTTTATCACGCACATTCTGCCCTTGGAGGAGATCAATAAGGGAATCGAATTAACCAGATCAGGGGAAGCGGTCAAAGTTGTATTGCTTCCGAACCAATAA